Proteins encoded within one genomic window of Salvelinus sp. IW2-2015 unplaced genomic scaffold, ASM291031v2 Un_scaffold16450, whole genome shotgun sequence:
- the LOC112080720 gene encoding myelin and lymphocyte protein, translating into MTSTTETLPSGLGICTTIPDIXYLPELVFGGLVWILVACTLVMPTNPQGWVMFVSVFCFTMTFIWMCMFAFGVHRNSGGWATADFAYHGIAAFFYLSASVALANVTLXKKDGALFDYRLDISAVVFSYVATLLYFIHTIFSAMRWKSF; encoded by the exons ATGACATCAACTACAGAGACTTTACCCAGTGGACTAGGAATATGCACAACTATTCCAGACATTYTCTACCTACCGGAGCTT GTCTTTGGAGGTCTGGTATGGATCCTGGTGGCATGTACACTGGTGATGCCCACCAACCCACAGGGCTGGGTGATGTTCGTGTCCGTCTTCTGTTTCACCATGACCTTCATCTGGATGTGCATGTTCGCCTTCGGGGTGCATCGCAACAGCGGGGGATGGGCAACTGCT GACTTTGCATACCACGGCATTGCAGCTTTCTTCTACCTCAGTGCCTCAGTGGCTCTCGCCAATGTGACCCTGGRTAAGAAAGATGGAGCCCTCTTTGACTATCGACTTGACATTTCTGCAGTG GTGTTCTCTTACGTGGCCACACTCCTCTACTTCATCCACACCATCTTTTCGGCCATGAGGTGGAAGTCCTTCTAA
- the pgap4 gene encoding post-GPI attachment to proteins factor 4, with protein MPRWKSLASQHLRWSSPVAQGLALCIITFGIVLPLCCHRLLYSYYYIKSMYLNDMSDQFLAESYERGQEALEFWEASRSTTGSAGFSNIAKGSELLITVVTARRTEGKEFHYLLQVMQRLVSLLRGCGEGRRCAEVLVCDVESGPLDNEDAALLESQFLVVRRSLEEQWKNQAHVNTFEKEKRDYVYCLRKGWELARPKNLMVLEDDALPRADFFAVIRDLLSRRFALHTLYVKLYHPERLQRYWNPEPYRILEWVGLGLVGATALLLILSHGTPFSFSLSTTHLLFLTLYIMVAVELAGRHYLLEARRFSPQLYAVSPATECCTPAMLFPGNSSLRAAEYLDGSFCVKGNAKDMVLYQMARTITGERAHSIEPNLVSHIGAFSSVRANPSRPRLL; from the coding sequence ATGCCTCGATGGAAATCTCTGGCGAGCCAGCATTTACGGTGGTCCAGCCCTGTTGCCCAAGGACTAGCTTTATGTATCATAACGTTTGGCATCGTACTGCCGTTGTGCTGCCACAGGCTACTATATTCTTACTACTACATTAAATCGATGTACTTGAATGACATGAGCGATCAGTTTCTAGCGGAGAGCTACGAGAGAGGGCAGGAGGCTTTGGAATTCTGGGAGGCATCACGGTCTACCACTGGGTCGGCTGGCTTTTCCAACATCGCTAAGGGATCCGAGCTATTGATCACTGTGGTAACGGCCAGGCGAACGGAGGGCAAGGAATTTCACTACCTACTTCAAGTGATGCAGCGGCTGGTGTCCCTCCTGAGAGGATGCGGCGAGGGGCGGCGTTGCGCCGAAGTGCTGGTGTGCGATGTGGAAAGCGGTCCCCTGGACAACGAGGATGCGGCGCTACTGGAGAGCCAGTTCCTGGTGGTGCGGAGGTCCCTGGAGGAGCAGTGGAAGAACCAGGCTCACGTCAACACCtttgagaaggagaagagggactACGTCTACTGTCTACGCAAAGGATGGGAGCTGGCAAGGCCCAAAAACTTGATGGTACTCGAGGACGACGCACTACCCAGGGCGGACTTCTTTGCCGTGATCCGAGATTTGCTCTCGCGGCGCTTCGCCCTCCACACTCTCTACGTCAAGCTCTACCACCCGGAGAGGCTGCAGCGCTACTGGAACCCCGAACCCTACCGCATCCTGGAATGGGTGGGACTTGGACTAGTCGGGGCTACCGCACTCCTCCTAATACTTAGTCACGGTacacctttctctttctccctctccaccacccaCCTCCTCTTCCTTACCTTGTACATCATGGTCGCCGTAGAGCTGGCCGGTCGGCATTACCTACTCGAGGCACGGCGCTTCTCGCCGCAGCTCTACGCCGTGTCCCCGGCAACCGAGTGCTGCACACCTGCCATGCTGTTTCCGGGTAACTCATCACTCAGGGCGGCGGAGTACCTGGACGGATCATTCTGCGTCAAGGGCAATGCTAAGGACATGGTTCTGTATCAGATGGCTCGGACTATAACCGGAGAGAGAGCGCACAGCATAGAGCCCAACCTGGTCTCTCACATCGGGGCTTTCTCCTCAGTCAGGGCCAACCCATCCAGGCCTAGACTTCTTTGA
- the LOC112080722 gene encoding 4-galactosyl-N-acetylglucosaminide 3-alpha-L-fucosyltransferase 9, producing the protein MLSSIYLTGVLRAILVSIISLGGFVALVLMHYSSAPSLFCPPLPAFPPQYSERPQGQHNSSLAKTLPDKPIMLLWFWPEHYRFDLSDCATLFNINSCLLTDDRSMYSKADGVLIFHKSIKRDLSNLPRSPRPPFQKWIWFHVESPTNTNRLSGLENLFNLTLSYRQDANIPIRWRLNARKGQGEDFVLPKKDKLVCWIVSNNNPATGSGQRYNYYRELVKHVKVEVFGKAFGRRLNYEDYYDTISSCKFYLSFENSVHRDYITEKLNGPLAAGTVPVVLGPPRQNYEDFVPGDSFIHVNDFPDAKALAEFLLKLDKDDEAYLHYFQWREHFSAQRHLIQQYQEFTHAICYACDHVGTHKEYRVVHNLYKWYFG; encoded by the coding sequence ATGTTGTCTAGCATTTACCTAACTGGAGTTTTACGTGCCATTCTGGTATCGATTATAAGTTTAGGAGGATTTGTGGCGCTGGTTTTAATGCATTACAGCTCAGCACCATCTCTGTTCTGCCCTCCCCTGCCTGCTTTCCCACCTCAGTACTCAGAGAGACCCCAAGGCCAGCACAACAGCTCCTTGGCTAAGACCCTACCAGACAAGCCCATTATGCTGTTGTGGTTCTGGCCTGAACACTACAGGTTTGACTTAAGCGATTGTGCCACTCTCTTCAACATTAATAGCTGTCTCCTGACTGATGACAGGTCAATGTACAGCAAGGCAGACGGGGTGCTCATCTTTCACAAATCCATTAAGCGAGATTTATCCAACTTGCCTCGATCACCCAGGCCACCATTCCAGAAGTGGATCTGGTTCCATGTTGAATCCCCTACAAACACAAACAGGCTATCTGGTCTAGAGAACCTTTTCAATTTGACCTTGAGTTACAGGCAGGATGCAAACATCCCTATTCGTTGGCGCTTGAACGCAAGGAAAGGCCAGGGGGAGGATTTTGTGCTGCCCAAAAAAGATAAATTAGTTTGCTGGATTGTGAGTAACAATAACCCTGCCACTGGATCAGGCCAAAGGTATAACTATTACAGAGAACTTGTCAAACACGTTAAGGTGGAAGTCTTTGGCAAGGCCTTTGGCCGCCGCTTGAACTATGAGGACTACTACGATACCATCTCCAGCTGTAAGTTTTACCTTTCCTTTGAGAACTCAGTCCACAGAGACTACATCACCGAGAAGCTAAATGGACCACTTGCAGCAGGAACTGTACCAGTAGTTTTGGGCCCACCCAGACAAAACTATGAGGACTTTGTCCCAGGAGATTCCTTCATCCATGTTAATGACTTTCCAGATGCGAAAGCCCTGGCAGAATTCCTCCTGAAGTTGGACAAGGATGATGAGGCATATCTGCACTACTTTCAGTGGCGTGAACACTtttctgcccagcgccatctaaTTCAACAGTATCAAGAGTTCACCCATGCTATTTGTTATGCCTGTGACCATGTGGGAACACATAAGGAGTACAGAGTTGTTCACAATCTTTACAAATGGTATTTTGGTTAA